The Bacillus spongiae genome segment TACCGATTAAAATGATTAGAGTCACGCCAACTATACTGATCAAATACTTTTCTTTTAGTTTCGTTCTATTACGTGTAAGTAAATAAGTAGCTAGTCCGTATGCTACTAGACTAATGAATGCCCCACTACTAGGAAAACTATAATCCAACTCATCTAGAGGTATGATAGGCCTTTCTCGTTGAAACAATGCTTTTAATGCTTTGCTTAAAAAATTGGTTAACATGACCATCACCACGAAGACGATGGCTCCCTTATAATCACGATACTTCCAGATAAGTAATACCACCATAATGAATAGTAATGTAATAATACCAGTTGTTGACCCAAACCAGGCTATCCCTTTAAATATCGTAAATAAAAATGATTGCTCTTCTAATACAAATATATTCCTAAGTACTGTATCTATCTTAATTGGGTCGCCTTTTTTTACTAAATTTGCCAGAAAAAGAAATAGGATAAATAATGCTGAAATAATGGCTACTACGCCAATATGGAAGCGAGGAAGTTCCGTTCTTTTTGTTGTATTTTTCATTTTCTTTCGTTCGCACAGCCCCCTTTTACTTCAAATGTAGCTTAGCATTAGAAGGGGAGGAATAGACGTTGGCGAAAACCGAACATCCTTCATGTGCTACTCTCCTTTCTTGGTTCAAAAATAATTTTGGTTAGTGTTAACTAACAATTAATATAATACACGATTATTATAGAATATCAAATACTTGAACTCTAAATACGCATTACGTTAAATTGGGATTGAAACCAGCTGTCTTATCTATTATAAAACCCTTACTTTTGGACCATGAGCTTTACTAAAGTTTTATCAGAAAAACTTTTTTGCTAAAAAAGAGGTTGATCAAAATGGTTTCTTTTCCTGATGATTTAGTATGAATTTCTATATAAAATCCCATCACTTTCTACCGCTGTTGTTCTACAATCCCACCCAACTAAAATTCGAGACAAATTATCTATCTTCGTTAAACTAAAGCCCGCGTTTGTAGAAGGTGACGGTGAAGCTTGGATTGATTCCTTAATTTGTTGAACTAATGCATCTATTACGAAATGGTTTTCCTTCATAAATGTAATCCTAAAAAAACAAGGAAATGAACTCTCCATTTTTATAGGACATTTACGAAATTTTATTCAGTCTTTAATAGATAATTACTGCATTAAAAAAGGACAGCTTTACTCGGAGGTGAAGTCTGTCCAAAATGAAATTGAATTAGAACCATTCATTGTTTGCGGTTAGATTGAAAATAGGGAATCTATTTCTCTATTAAAAACCATTAAAGTAATCATAGAGAGGAAGAGAAAATAAGTGAAATTATCAACCATAACTTCCTATAGTATTAGCGTAATCTTTTTCTAATAACTATAGAAAATTAATACATCAATTATTCTTCAATAAGCTTGGCTTTCGATGCATACACCGAGTCTGTTGTTCCATTATAAACACTTGGCCAAATTACAGCCGTTATCCCATCATTTGTAGAAAACGGTTGGTCCGATGTTACGGAGAAATACTGCCATTCAGTTGTAACATCGACTTTTAATCCTGTTGATTCAGTATTGTGACGATTTTGAATCTTTATCTGTGCTTGGTGAGGCTCATCTGCTTTCAACCAAACGCCAAATGTATATTTCTTGCCTTCTGAAGCGATATTTACATATTGCTGTACAGAACCGTTAACCTCTGTTTGGGTTAATTTTTGTGCTAGTTCACCATCAGGGGTTGTTTCTGAGCTAAAGCTTATGTTAAGCTTATTTTCATTTCTATTCCATCCAGAGTCTGTAAAGTCATTTATTGAAGATGGTTCTAATAGATTTTGTTCTTGTTCCTTTTCTACAGCAAATAGCCCAGCTTCATAGACAACTGGAGATTGGAACGCTCCCTCCCATTTCAACGTACTAGTGCCAAGACCTTTACTATCTAGCGATCTCTTAAGACTCGAAGCTGATCTCTTTACAGCATCATTAGGTTCAAAAGAATATTCCATTACAAGCTGATAGAGAGTAAAATCGACTGAGCCTCCATTATAATTATATTGATAACTGGTTGATAAATCGTCCCTAGGAAGAATGATTTCATATCCAAAAACACTAGATAATGTTTCATTATACCCATAATCAAAATGATTTGTATCCAAACCAACTGAAGAAGTAAAAACATTTATTTCAGAAGAAGGGATTCCTACCTCGACCTCAGGGAGTAACATTACTGGAAAACCAAAGTTTGAAGCTCCATTCAGACTAAATGTCTCTTCAACTTTTTTATAATACATATCTAATTGGCCATTCACAGGGGTGAATTCGCCCCAATCGAAGAGAAGCGTGCCGTAGTATTGGTTTTCAGGAACATGTCCTTCTCCAGAACTAAATTCTATGCTTAAAATATCCGACAGTACTTTTCTGAACTCATTTTTTGCTTCTCTAATGTACTCTTCTAAAAAAATAGAGCGTGGGCTAATGTCTGAATAAAAATCATAAAATTTTCCATCTGGTGAAATATATCCAGCGATAAATTTATAGGAATCACTAATCGAATCTACTAAAGACCATACTTCACCTTGTGTATCAATAGAATCGTTATAAATACCAAGAGGTTGAAATAAATGACCTTGACCTTGATGAGTCACCTGTCCTCCTTCTAAATCTTTTGTAGATTCAGGGAATACTTCATAAGTATTCTGTAAAGCTTCAGATAAATTAGGTATAGCTAGTTCAGGATATTCCGATATTCCCTCATAGTAGCTATGAAAGGGAGTTACTAATGGTTGACTATCTAATACACTGTCAGTTGCATTTTGACTTGAAGCAAGAACATTAGTAGGATTTATTGTACTCATGCCTATTATTGTTGCCAGTGTTGTTGTTGAAGCTGCTTTAATAAATTTTTTCATTTCTAATACGCTCCTGTCCAGTAAAATTAATATTGAAGTAAAAACCTTATTAGGTTATTAGCCTAATATCACACCCAAATAAATTAATTTTATCCATCTCTAGTTATTGTCAAAAAGTTATCCTATGAATTATAAAGGTCATCAGAGATAGAAAAATTGCTAATTTAACCTATCGATGCTCCCTACATCTAATGAATGGAATTTTTCCACAAATAAAAGATAGTTTATGAACAATAAATTAGAGTGTTTACTCAAATATCTAATCCTTTGTTGTAAATGGTGTAACCCAAAAGTAGTCTACTTTTTAGTTGGTTCACTTTTTTCGGCACTCTAAAATTGAGAGGAGACTTCTTGACCAAGGTAACCTTATCGATGGCTTTTTTTCTTTTAGAATGAAACTAGGAAAACTCAAAGTTTCATTAATGTACCCTCTACATCACAACCACCTCCCCTAATAATTGCTTTATTCAACTTTCGAAAAACAATCTATTTATTTTGTAATGGTATGTCATCGTAAACGTAATCTGGTTCTTAAATAATAGTTCTATGTCACAATTTTTAGTTCATTGACTAGCACTTTCATACGCCATTTTGTGTTACACTCAGGTATTTTTTCCAAGATGCAAGATCATTAAAATCCGTCACAAGGTACTCTGGATAACGCGATATACCTCAGGAAACAACTTTTCACGTCTTATGACTCTATTTCAATATTGACAAAACATATAAAAAAACTCGGAATTAAATTTTTTTTGAATGGCTTTCTATATATAGAAAGCCATTGTATTTTGAAAAGACATTATCCTTTATCGAATTTGTTATTTTTACGTTTTCCAAATTAGTAGCTGAGTTTGTGCGCACTGCCTTTATCATTTAATTTGGTTATTCGTAATTTTTTAAAACTTAACTTTGCTAGTGGTTACAAGAAGACTGATATTAGTATTGGTTCAAGAAATTATTTTGCGGTCAGTAACAGCAACCCTATTACTAGGACTAATGAGACTTGTTGACCAAGCTAATCTTATCGATGTCTTCTTTATTGTATAGGGTTTCAAATAAAGAATGAAGGCGCTAATACAGGTTTAAATCGTTCTCTTTTACCGTTAGAATCAAAAAATCTTAGGTAAAGACACCACTCCATGTATTCATCTTTCTGAATCGTAATAAACAGCCTGCTTTATATAATCGAATTCAAATAAAAGTTGAATTACTATTTTTAGTAAAACATAAGATCGAAAACGAAAGCATCCTACGAAAATCTGATTTTTCTGATTATAATGACCATTACTTCCCCTTTTTATATAATATTTTTCTTGTTTATTAGTTAGTATTTACTAACTTCCCTATTCAATAATGTAATAAATAGTAATATATTCATATAAAACCTATTCGGAAGAGTGGATATGTTTTTTAATATGTTAGTTTGGAATAAAGTTCAATCAAAAATATCGTACATAGTAAAAAGAAGCTATTTTGAAAAGAGATTGATTAATATGCTTCTGAGATTTCCCAAATTCGAGAGTGTCTTTCTTTCAATAAATAGCCTATACCCTTTTACGCCACTAGTATAGCTAGCTTTGTTATTCGTGATAGTAATAGAAGTATCTGAAAGATAATACTAAAAGCAGCAATCTAAAAGAAATTGGACTATATATTAGTCAATATGGCATTTATAAATGAAGAGAAAATTCAGTTGTTATTACAATTCGATGAATAGGTTTACATAATTACAAGATTAAACAATGCGCTAGATTCTATTAATACACTGAACGCTATTTTCCAAAGTGTGATTTTAGTCACACTTTGGTAATAACATATGTTCTACACTCAGAGTATAAAATAAAGAAAGAAGGGGTCATCATGAAGAATCATCTACTAAAAAAACAACCATCTTTTGTGTTGACAATAGAAACATCAAGCTTAATTGTTAGCTTTATGGTTTGGGTCATTCTTTCATCTTTAATGCCTTTTATCTCAAAAGATATTGAGTTATCTGCCAACCAAATTGCATGGGTAACTGCAGCACCAGTTATTGTAGGGTCACTCCTACGAATTCCAGTTGGCTACTTTACTGGCTCTCTTGGGGCAAGAAAACTATTTATTATTAATTTCCTTTTTTTACTAATTCCTGTCTTTTTTATAAGCCGAGCTACGTCTTTCATTGAGCTTTTCTTTTTTGGGCTTCTTTTAGGAATAAGTGGAGCTACATTTTCTATTGGAGTTACGTCGCTTCCGAAATATTTTCCAAAAAATCGATTAGGTTTTGTGAATGGGTTATATGGGATGGGGAATATGGGGACAGCCTTTACATCATTCCTTGCCCCGGTAGTAGCAAATTCATTCGGTTGGAGACTAACGATCCAATTTTACTTAATTTTAATTATCCTTTTTGTTGTGGTTAACTACTTTTTAGGTGATAGAGAAGAACAAACAATCAAACCTCAAAAAGTTCGTCTCTTAAAATATATAGCTGAACATAAACAAATATTGAAATTATCTATTTTTTATTTCTTAACCTTTGGGGTGTTTGTCTCATTCACTGTGATTATGCCGATTTTCTTAGTTAATATATACGAGGTTTCAAAAGTAAATGCCGGAATTATTACAGGTAGCTTTATTATGATAGCCACATTAATCCGTCCGATTGGAGGATATTTAGCGGATCGTTTTAATGCCTACCGGTTATTATTAATCGTATTTTCCATTATTACAGTAAGTGGTGTTTGCCTATCCTTTTCCTTATCGCTTCCACTATTTGTAACGACCTTAATGGTAATTAGTTCAATGTCTGGAATTGGAAATGGTGTTGTGTTTAAGATTGTTCCTGAAGTAGCAGGTAAGCAAGCTGGAATTGGAAATGGAGTTGTAGCAGCTATAGGAAGTTTCGGAGGATTTTTCCCACCGCTCGTGGCAGCCGCCATCCTTACCGCTACTGGCTCTTATTCCATGAGCTTTTTGCTATTATCACTGTTAGCAATCTTCTGTATTCTCCTTGTATTTGGAAATGTTCGAAAGAAAGCTTAACTATCATTACGATTCATGATGAGCAAAACAGAGTGCGTGTTTGGAACATGATTGGAGTGAATGCAAGGCCTTTTATTGAAAAGGGCCTTGTTTTCTTAGATTGATACAAAACTATGAGGTAAATTTATCCTTACATCTGTCGACTTATACGTTAAGTTAACTATTATCAAAAACTACAATTAAATGAGCCTAGATGTTACAAAATGAATGGGATTAAACAAAAATAATGATTTTTCTTCTTAAAGGTACTGGCTATGACACTCTTTCGATGATTAGATTGGTATGCATTAGTCAATAAAATAGGAGCTATTCTTTATACAACTCTAATTCTTATCATATAACCCATTAAACTATGAATAATTCCCCTACCTCAGTTACATGATAAATTCAGACAGACGCCATGTTATTCGTGACGGAATAAGGGGGAGTTGAAGAAAGTCAACGATACTGTTCAAGAAACAGACACAATTTGCGTGATTAAAATCACACTCCACTAAGATTCTATTTCCTATAATTGTAGATGTAAGATACAAATTGAATTGAAAAAAGTTAGTTGCAGAATAGAAAGGAGAATCATTATGCTTTCTCAAGACACAATTGCTATTATTAAATCAACCGTTCCGGTATTAGAAACACATGGAACAAAAATCACAAAAAGATTTTATCAAATAATGTTTGACTCACACCCGGAGTTATTAGATATTTTTAACCATGCCAATCAAAAACAAGGTCGTCAACAAACGGCATTAGCTAACGCTGTTTATGCTGCAGCAGCAAACATTGATCAATTGGAAAAAATCCTACCGGTTGTTAAACAAATTGGACATAAACATAGAGGCCTAGGAATTAAACCAGAGCAATACCCTATTGTTGGCTCTTGTCTTTTACAAGCAATCAAAGAAGTATTAGGTGATGCAGCAACAGATGAAATCATCAATGCATGGGGAGAAGCTTATGGTGTCATTGCAGATGCATTTATTGGTGTTGAAGATGAAATGTACAAAGCAGCGGAACAACAAAAAGGTGGCTGGTCTGACTTTAGAGAATTTTATATTGATCAAAAAATTAAAGAAAGCGATGTTATTACATCCTTCTATTTAAAACCAGTAGACAAAGGAGACATTTCATCCTTCCTACCAGGTCAATATATAACAATTAAAGTAAAGCCTAAAGACCAAAAACATACTCAACTTCGTCAATATAGCTTATCAGATGCACCTGGAAAAGATTACTACCGTATTAGTGTTAAACGCGAAGATGAAGTGGGAGAGAAAGCAGCAGGAGTTGTGTCGAATTATCTTCATCATGAAGCAAATGAGGGAGATACTATTCTATTAAGTGCTCCAGCAGGTGACTTTGCTCTAGATACAAAGAAAGAAGCTCCTATTGTCCTATTGAGCGGGGGAGTTGGTCTAACTCCTATGATTAGTATGTTAAATACAGTTATTGAGAAGCAACCAAATCGTGATGTTACATTTATTCATGCCGCTTTAAACAGTGACGTTCATGCTATGGCAGAACATGTGAATAACATTGCAAAACAACATAACAACGTAAAGAAATACGTTGCTTACTCTGATCCTACTACTAGTGATCGTGCTGAAAAGAACTATGATAAAGAAGGGTTCGTAACATTAGATACGCTTAAAGATCTCGTTCACGATAACCAATCAGAATTCTATTTCTGCGGCCCTGTTCCATTTATGAAAGCCATATATCGAAACATCAAGGAACTAGGTATACCACAAGAACAAATTCATTATGAATTCTTCGGTCCAGCTGGGGAACTAGAAGAATAATCATTATAACTTGTATAACGTTCTAGAAGAAAGAGGAGAAAGCAAATCGTTTTCTCCTCTTTCGTTTTTACATAAACTTTACAGTTATATTCATCGCTCATCTGCTTCTAATTGTTATGGACCTTTCATGTTTGCATTATTGCTAAAAGAATACTATAGTATATAAGATCCCAAAATAGGGGGAAATTCTCCATCTGTTCATAAAGGAGGAATATTATGAACGAAGAAAATATTTCTCAACTCCTTTCTACATTCCCAATTTTTAAAGATTTACAACAAGAAGAAATTGAAAAAGTTGTGAAAATTTCATTCTCTAGAACCTTCATAAAAGGAAGCCACGTATTCTTACAGGAGGATCCACTCGAAAACGTCTACTTTATTTATAAAGGTCGGATAAAAATTTATAAAAGTGAACTGAATGGAAAGGAACAAATCGTCTCAATCTTAAAGGAAGGAGATATGTTTCCTCATGTCGGTTTCTTTCGTAAAGGGAACTACCCTGCATTTTCAGAGGTGCTCGATAATGCAGAATTAGTCGTTGTTCCAATCGAACAATTTGAACAAATACTAATCGAAAACCCTAAATTATGTATTAGAATCTTTAATATACTTGGAAGTAAAATAGTTGATCTCCAGGAACGTCTTCAAGTACAACTATTAAATAATACCCATGATCAAGTAATCAAATTATTAATTAGAATCTCGAAAACTCATGGAGAGCATATCCAAGGCGATACTTACGCATTAAAAGTGGCGTTTAGTAATAGTGAACTTGCTAGTATGATTGGGCTAACAAGAGAAACCATTAGTCGAACCTTGTCAAAACTAAGAAAAGCAAAGGTTATTCATGTAGACGAACATGGTCATCTTTACTTTAGTATCCAAGATTTAGTGGATAATCTTGAAAATTTATAAGGATCTACCTATACATTCAATTGAGCCATTAAGCACGAGAAAAAGTCACGATAAACCGGTTTCAATAAAATAGCATTATAGAACTGATTGTTCCATTGAACTTCCAATAATCGAAGGTGACACGATGACTAATCTCTACACTACCTAAATAAAAACTAGATATTATTATAAATAACCCACTCAATTAAGTGGGTTATTTCGTTTAATAAACTAATTATTGATCACTGTATAATTCTATATTACTGTTGATCTGATATAAAGAAGTACCGCCTCCCTTAGTTTTATATAGTTTGTTCTACTAAAGTTTAAATAGATCTAGCAGCATCATCTATGCGAGATATGAAAATTTAATTTATGTATATCATCAGTTTCAAAAGTTTAAAAATTCTGATAAAATAGCATAATAGTCTAACTTGGGAAGGGGCATTACTATGATAATTATTTCGTTCGCAAATTTGGAATTTACTCATGCAAAGTCTTGTATTAGAAATTAATACTTCGCATGAAGTGAAAAATAAAATCACTGCTGCTTTGTATTTCCATTTCTGATGTATGGCTTTGCACCTTATTTATAGGAATTAATGACGAATAAGGGGCTGCAGAAATGAGTTATATAAATGCAAACAAAATTCTACCTGAAAAACTTCTAAAAGAACTTCAACAATATGTTCAAGGGGAAACAATATATATTCCTAAAACGAAGAATAATTTTCAAAAATGGGGTACATGTTCTGGTGGAAGGCAAAAAATCAATGAAAGAAATACTTCTATGAAAAATGATTTTAAAAATGGAAAGACTGTTTATCAATTAGCTGAACAACATTTCCTTTCAATTGAAACTGTAAAAAAAATAATTTATACAAAGAATTAATGACATTAGAACTGATCATCTAGCAAAATAGATGATCAGTTTTTTTATGGTGACTTTGATTACTAATAATTCTTGTTATTTATTTGTGGTTCATCATCAATTAGTCTTAATAGTAAGAATTACGAATAAAAAAGCTTGCAATTTGAAAGGGTGTATATAATATGGCATACGAACAAAATAGCCCATTATCCAAAAAAGAAGCTTTACAAAAGGTAGCTGAACTTTCGGCAGAAAGATATCATCTACAAGTAAAGCAATTAGAATTTTTGAGTGACGAGACCAACTTTTTATACAAGGTTATCGATAGCTTTGGCGACGTATATGCGTTAAAGATTTTTGAAGAGGAATATAGTTCTCTTGAAGATAACCTTACTGAAATATTTTTTATGGACATTGTAAATAAAACAAACCACATTTCAGCACCAAGAATGATCCCTGGTAAAGATGGTGAGAAATTACAAGTTATTTCATCAGATTATACTTCTACACCGAAATATGTTTCCGTTTATAGTTGGTTGGATGGTGAAGAGTTAGAAGGAAATGAAAATGATAAGCGGCTTGTGCAATTAGGTGAGCTAACTGCTCATTTGCATAACGCAACATACGGGATTTCAGTCCCTACAGAACTTACCCCAAAAATGTGGAATGAAGTGTTTTATTTTAAGGGAGAACAAGCCATATATAAGCAAGAAGAATTTCAGAAACATTTGTCAAAGGAATACCATCAAATAATGGACAGTATTATCCCTTATTTAAATAATAAATTATCTTCTTTCTATAAAAATAATATTGAAGACATTCAATTAATACATGGTGACCTAAATCCATTTAATATTAAGGTACAAGATGAACAAATGCACATTATTGATTTTGCAGACTCTATGCTTGGTTTACCTATACACGATTTATCAATAATGTTGTATTACTACAAGTATAATGAATCTCTAAAGTTTGACGAAGTTAAAAAACTTTATTTTGAAGGTTATAGAAAGATTCGTGATTTGCCTGAAGTAACTGACTATGAGCTAGATTTATTTATGACAGCTAGAAGAGTAAGTTTCCTGAATTATATATTGGAGGTTAGTGAAGATCCAACAAACTTTATAGAAAGAAATATATCTAGAGTGAAAGATTTCTTGAAAAAATATAACATCAAGTTATAATCGAATGATCTCTATGTGATTGTATTGGATTGCTTGTATTTTCGATAATAATCCGATTCTTTTACAAATCAAAGAAGGCTGGACCGGCTACACATAGTTAGACAGAAAGTTTAAGGTCAAGTCGAATAAACTTACTATCTGAATAATGAAGAGAATTTACATGACAAAAGAGCGTTCCGTACATTTACTTAAGAAGATAAATGGATTAAACAGTATAAGAAATCAAGGTTATTCAAAGAGAAGACCAACCTAACTCCTGAACAAAAGAAGCTGTTAATACTCCTATGGAATGATCAGAAGATTGTTTATTAATGACAGAAAGAAGAGCAAAAAAGAACATCATAGTCTAAAACGTATCTCTAATTGAGCTGAAATTTTAAAAATCATACATCCGCACCAATTAAGGACAGTTAGCGCCCCTCAATGATTAATAACGGAGGTCCATCTGAAGTGATTCAAAGCCTACTCGAACATCAAAAAAGTGAAACCATGATTATATATGCTAAGCTCAGAGAAAAGTTAATGCATTAGATACAGGTTAGCGCGTTTTCCAGAACGCGCCCCTTTTTTGTTTACTATTTAGTCGGAAAAGCGCCATTTTCAGGAGAAACGTATTGTGAATAAGTATACTGGCAGTACTACTATAATAAGCTGTTATATACATTTATCAACAAAGTTAGGAGTCAGGAATTTGGTGAAATGTGACAAAATTATGGAATCATAACAAGATTAATTTACAGAGTGCTAAGGAAAATTTACACTTACAGTAATAGGTAACTAAGGACGTTATTTGTGAAAGGTGAAGTATGTTTTATGTTCAATTATATCGCTAGGGGGCAATATGATGGATACTCAGATGCTCATTACAATGGTTATAATGGTAGTCTTATTTGAAGGCTTTCTACTATTTCTCTATGTGAAGTATAAGCAAGGAAAAATAGATAGAAATCCTTTTTTGACTATTATCATTAAAGAATGGAAAATTATTTATTATGCTATCTTTCATTGGCGAAAGCATAATAGATCTTCACCATTTTCTTTACATGAAAAATCGATGTACTTTTGGTTATTTTTAGCACTTTTGCATGAACAAATCATTGAAATGTTTGTTTTTCACATTTACTTTAAAAAAGAAGAACCGTCTATTGCTTACATCATGTCAGGCCTTCACATTTACAGCATTATTTACATAATAGGAGACTACAATTGGGTTAGAAACACGCCAGTCCTTGTAAAAGACAATAAAGTCGTGATGAAAATTGGGGCAAGACGAGAATTGATGTTTCATATCGAGGACATTGAGCGTATTCAAGCTACCTCCATACAGTATAAACAAAGCGGAGAAATGATTCATGAACAAAATGTATTTCATGTTACAGCTTTTCCTAGGGTGTTAACGAGGATATTTGGT includes the following:
- a CDS encoding Crp/Fnr family transcriptional regulator produces the protein MNEENISQLLSTFPIFKDLQQEEIEKVVKISFSRTFIKGSHVFLQEDPLENVYFIYKGRIKIYKSELNGKEQIVSILKEGDMFPHVGFFRKGNYPAFSEVLDNAELVVVPIEQFEQILIENPKLCIRIFNILGSKIVDLQERLQVQLLNNTHDQVIKLLIRISKTHGEHIQGDTYALKVAFSNSELASMIGLTRETISRTLSKLRKAKVIHVDEHGHLYFSIQDLVDNLENL
- a CDS encoding phosphatase PAP2 family protein; translation: MKNTTKRTELPRFHIGVVAIISALFILFLFLANLVKKGDPIKIDTVLRNIFVLEEQSFLFTIFKGIAWFGSTTGIITLLFIMVVLLIWKYRDYKGAIVFVVMVMLTNFLSKALKALFQRERPIIPLDELDYSFPSSGAFISLVAYGLATYLLTRNRTKLKEKYLISIVGVTLIILIGISRVALSAHYPTDVIAGHTLGAIFLILSIYLYRWWLKTN
- a CDS encoding CD3324 family protein; translated protein: MSYINANKILPEKLLKELQQYVQGETIYIPKTKNNFQKWGTCSGGRQKINERNTSMKNDFKNGKTVYQLAEQHFLSIETVKKIIYTKN
- the hmpA gene encoding NO-inducible flavohemoprotein, whose protein sequence is MLSQDTIAIIKSTVPVLETHGTKITKRFYQIMFDSHPELLDIFNHANQKQGRQQTALANAVYAAAANIDQLEKILPVVKQIGHKHRGLGIKPEQYPIVGSCLLQAIKEVLGDAATDEIINAWGEAYGVIADAFIGVEDEMYKAAEQQKGGWSDFREFYIDQKIKESDVITSFYLKPVDKGDISSFLPGQYITIKVKPKDQKHTQLRQYSLSDAPGKDYYRISVKREDEVGEKAAGVVSNYLHHEANEGDTILLSAPAGDFALDTKKEAPIVLLSGGVGLTPMISMLNTVIEKQPNRDVTFIHAALNSDVHAMAEHVNNIAKQHNNVKKYVAYSDPTTSDRAEKNYDKEGFVTLDTLKDLVHDNQSEFYFCGPVPFMKAIYRNIKELGIPQEQIHYEFFGPAGELEE
- a CDS encoding phage head spike fiber domain-containing protein yields the protein MKKFIKAASTTTLATIIGMSTINPTNVLASSQNATDSVLDSQPLVTPFHSYYEGISEYPELAIPNLSEALQNTYEVFPESTKDLEGGQVTHQGQGHLFQPLGIYNDSIDTQGEVWSLVDSISDSYKFIAGYISPDGKFYDFYSDISPRSIFLEEYIREAKNEFRKVLSDILSIEFSSGEGHVPENQYYGTLLFDWGEFTPVNGQLDMYYKKVEETFSLNGASNFGFPVMLLPEVEVGIPSSEINVFTSSVGLDTNHFDYGYNETLSSVFGYEIILPRDDLSTSYQYNYNGGSVDFTLYQLVMEYSFEPNDAVKRSASSLKRSLDSKGLGTSTLKWEGAFQSPVVYEAGLFAVEKEQEQNLLEPSSINDFTDSGWNRNENKLNISFSSETTPDGELAQKLTQTEVNGSVQQYVNIASEGKKYTFGVWLKADEPHQAQIKIQNRHNTESTGLKVDVTTEWQYFSVTSDQPFSTNDGITAVIWPSVYNGTTDSVYASKAKLIEE
- a CDS encoding phosphotransferase enzyme family protein; translated protein: MAYEQNSPLSKKEALQKVAELSAERYHLQVKQLEFLSDETNFLYKVIDSFGDVYALKIFEEEYSSLEDNLTEIFFMDIVNKTNHISAPRMIPGKDGEKLQVISSDYTSTPKYVSVYSWLDGEELEGNENDKRLVQLGELTAHLHNATYGISVPTELTPKMWNEVFYFKGEQAIYKQEEFQKHLSKEYHQIMDSIIPYLNNKLSSFYKNNIEDIQLIHGDLNPFNIKVQDEQMHIIDFADSMLGLPIHDLSIMLYYYKYNESLKFDEVKKLYFEGYRKIRDLPEVTDYELDLFMTARRVSFLNYILEVSEDPTNFIERNISRVKDFLKKYNIKL